A genomic window from Clostridium aceticum includes:
- the eutM gene encoding ethanolamine utilization microcompartment protein EutM has protein sequence MKYDALGMIETKGLVGAVEAADAMVKAANVYLVGKEHIGGGLVTVMVRGDVGAVKAATDAGAAAAQRVGELISVHVIPRPHVEVEGILPAGKIVKEDVK, from the coding sequence ATGAAATATGATGCATTAGGAATGATAGAAACAAAGGGTTTAGTAGGAGCTGTTGAAGCTGCAGACGCAATGGTGAAGGCAGCAAATGTTTATCTAGTTGGTAAAGAGCACATTGGTGGCGGTTTAGTGACAGTAATGGTAAGAGGTGACGTTGGTGCTGTAAAAGCGGCGACAGATGCTGGAGCTGCAGCTGCACAAAGAGTTGGAGAATTGATCTCAGTGCATGTTATTCCACGTCCACATGTTGAGGTTGAAGGTATCCTTCCAGCAGGAAAAATAGTAAAGGAAGATGTAAAATAA
- a CDS encoding BMC domain-containing protein, protein MEFRIIKSPSKGTMDILMKRLGTGISNDLCYVDAIGLVQGRMIDMICAADIAEKAVGVTVADIKGSCPQNMIMIAIFGDTASVEAAILEIKCNLEKGKGIC, encoded by the coding sequence ATGGAATTTAGAATCATCAAGTCTCCATCGAAAGGCACTATGGATATTCTTATGAAGCGGCTAGGAACAGGTATTAGCAACGACTTATGTTATGTGGATGCAATTGGTTTAGTGCAGGGTAGAATGATCGATATGATTTGTGCCGCAGATATTGCTGAGAAGGCTGTTGGTGTAACAGTAGCAGATATTAAAGGAAGTTGCCCGCAAAATATGATCATGATCGCCATATTCGGGGATACAGCTTCTGTTGAGGCAGCTATTTTAGAGATTAAATGTAATCTGGAAAAGGGGAAGGGTATATGTTAG
- a CDS encoding cupin domain-containing protein: MKKLICAKDVETAEKQGQKIIYIDSNTIITPSAKDVAQACGIVFSTEAPVCETKPACEEKAPEMIKVSESVKACGDGLDSEMIYKLLKAMMDKGLLSGILDSIVNPKYVAESASNGLKVVRGNSVKFDALDTGDPDAKVSYQELISKDESSMRAGFLMIDDSKFDRELTCQEINYVIEGALTVTIDGKPLTAYPGDVVYIPSDSKVTRASSGKAKVFYVTHPAKEDNLL, encoded by the coding sequence GTGAAAAAGTTGATTTGTGCAAAGGACGTTGAAACAGCTGAAAAACAGGGACAAAAGATTATTTATATTGACAGTAATACAATTATCACACCCTCAGCAAAAGATGTGGCACAGGCTTGCGGTATAGTATTTTCTACAGAAGCACCTGTTTGTGAGACAAAGCCTGCTTGTGAAGAAAAAGCACCTGAGATGATAAAAGTATCTGAATCAGTAAAGGCCTGCGGAGATGGGTTAGACAGTGAAATGATTTATAAGTTATTGAAGGCTATGATGGATAAAGGACTTTTAAGTGGAATACTTGATTCAATTGTTAACCCTAAGTATGTAGCTGAAAGCGCTTCTAATGGTTTAAAGGTAGTACGGGGCAATTCAGTAAAGTTCGATGCTTTGGATACTGGAGATCCTGATGCAAAGGTATCCTATCAAGAACTTATCAGTAAAGATGAGTCCTCCATGAGGGCTGGATTCTTAATGATCGATGATTCTAAATTTGACAGAGAACTAACCTGCCAAGAAATTAATTATGTAATTGAAGGTGCTCTAACGGTGACCATCGATGGTAAGCCATTAACAGCATATCCTGGCGATGTTGTCTATATTCCATCAGATTCAAAAGTTACTAGGGCTTCTTCCGGTAAAGCGAAGGTATTCTATGTTACCCATCCAGCCAAAGAGGATAATCTTTTATAA
- a CDS encoding acetaldehyde dehydrogenase (acetylating), whose product MENIDRDLRSVQEVRDLARLGKIAANQLADYTEEQINKILYNMVSVAKENAVSLAKMAVEETGFGKVEDKTYKNHMASVMLYDAIKDMKTIGVIREDVHQQVIDIAEPMGLLMGIVPSTNPTSTAIFKAIIAIKSRNGIVFSPHPAALKCTLKAVNLMQDAAAAAGAPANIISSISTPTMEATNELMKHKDIAMIIATGGPGMVKASYSAGKPALGVGAGNSPAYIERTANIQKAVSNIIASKTFDHGTICASEQSIIVEECNREAVIAELKKQGGYFMTAEETKKVCKLLFKNGHTMNAKFVGRSPQVIAEAAGISIPEGTKILIGEQQGVGEEYPLSYEKLTTVIAFYTVKDWHEACELSIQLLQNGIGHTMSLHTEDRDMVMKFAKKPAARILVNTGSAQGGTGASTGLIPSFTLGCGTWGGSSVSENVTPMHLVNIKRVAYGLKDCSTLASADASFSYPELNPPGNSPSFKGLKIDCTDHEKLLSLVNEIVKAMKGAN is encoded by the coding sequence TTGGAGAACATTGATCGTGATTTACGTTCAGTACAAGAAGTAAGAGACCTTGCAAGATTAGGAAAAATCGCTGCAAATCAGCTTGCTGACTATACTGAAGAACAAATCAATAAGATTTTATACAACATGGTTAGCGTAGCCAAGGAAAACGCAGTTTCTCTAGCTAAAATGGCGGTAGAAGAAACTGGTTTTGGTAAAGTTGAAGATAAAACCTATAAAAATCATATGGCTTCTGTGATGCTCTATGATGCAATTAAAGATATGAAGACAATTGGTGTTATTAGAGAAGATGTACACCAGCAGGTAATTGATATAGCTGAACCTATGGGGTTATTAATGGGTATCGTGCCATCAACCAATCCAACATCTACAGCTATCTTCAAAGCAATTATAGCCATTAAGTCACGGAATGGAATTGTTTTTTCACCACATCCTGCAGCGTTAAAATGTACACTTAAGGCTGTAAATCTAATGCAGGATGCAGCAGCAGCAGCAGGAGCACCTGCAAATATCATAAGCAGTATTTCCACGCCAACAATGGAAGCTACAAATGAACTAATGAAGCATAAGGATATTGCTATGATTATTGCAACTGGAGGACCAGGGATGGTAAAGGCATCCTATAGTGCAGGTAAGCCTGCATTAGGTGTAGGTGCTGGCAACTCACCAGCTTATATTGAAAGAACTGCTAATATTCAAAAAGCAGTTAGCAATATTATTGCAAGTAAGACCTTTGATCATGGTACAATTTGTGCCTCGGAGCAGTCCATCATTGTGGAAGAATGTAACCGTGAAGCGGTGATCGCTGAGCTTAAAAAGCAGGGTGGATACTTTATGACAGCAGAAGAAACGAAAAAAGTTTGTAAGCTGTTATTTAAAAATGGACACACCATGAATGCTAAGTTTGTAGGCAGGTCTCCACAGGTGATTGCTGAGGCAGCAGGAATTTCTATTCCAGAAGGAACAAAGATTTTAATAGGGGAGCAGCAAGGGGTTGGTGAGGAATATCCATTATCCTATGAAAAACTAACCACAGTTATTGCCTTCTATACGGTGAAGGATTGGCATGAGGCATGTGAACTTAGTATACAACTACTTCAAAACGGCATAGGACATACCATGAGTCTTCATACGGAAGATAGAGATATGGTAATGAAGTTTGCCAAAAAGCCAGCCGCTCGTATTTTAGTAAATACAGGCAGTGCTCAAGGGGGAACTGGTGCCAGCACTGGTCTCATACCTTCCTTTACATTAGGTTGTGGTACATGGGGAGGAAGCTCAGTTTCTGAAAATGTTACACCAATGCATTTGGTCAATATTAAAAGAGTTGCCTATGGTCTGAAGGATTGTAGTACTTTAGCTTCCGCTGATGCGTCTTTTAGCTATCCTGAACTAAATCCCCCTGGAAATTCCCCTTCCTTCAAAGGACTGAAAATAGATTGTACTGATCATGAAAAGCTTTTGAGCCTAGTAAATGAAATCGTAAAAGCTATGAAGGGAGCCAACTAA
- a CDS encoding BMC domain-containing protein: MPKAIGMVEFTSVARGIYAADQMVKTADVEIVTAASTCPGKYIAIVHGDVASVYDSVSTGERVAEEYLVDSIVIPNVHPQVFPAITGATMPDHIQALGIIESFAQATMIVAADAVLKAAELEALELRLGNGLGGKSFFIFTGDVAAVQAGVEAGKAAAKDNGLLVNVEVIPSPSDVLVASLL; encoded by the coding sequence ATGCCGAAGGCAATAGGAATGGTTGAGTTTACAAGTGTTGCCCGGGGAATATATGCAGCAGATCAAATGGTGAAGACTGCTGACGTGGAAATCGTGACTGCTGCATCTACCTGTCCTGGTAAATATATTGCAATTGTTCATGGTGATGTAGCATCGGTCTATGATTCAGTGAGTACTGGAGAAAGGGTGGCGGAGGAATACTTGGTTGATTCAATCGTGATACCCAATGTACACCCTCAGGTATTTCCAGCAATTACTGGTGCAACAATGCCAGATCATATTCAGGCTTTAGGTATTATTGAGTCCTTCGCCCAAGCAACAATGATTGTTGCCGCTGATGCGGTACTTAAAGCAGCGGAATTAGAGGCATTAGAGTTACGCTTGGGAAATGGCTTGGGAGGTAAATCCTTCTTTATCTTCACTGGTGATGTAGCAGCAGTTCAAGCTGGTGTTGAAGCAGGGAAGGCTGCTGCAAAGGACAATGGTCTTTTAGTAAATGTAGAGGTGATACCTTCCCCCTCGGATGTATTGGTGGCATCCTTACTTTAA
- a CDS encoding 4Fe-4S dicluster domain-containing protein — MSLLDMVKEAGIVGAGGAGFPTHVKLGSKAEYILLNGAECEPLLRVDQQLMALFPDEIIKGFEAAGKFVGASKALIGIKAKHKKVVTILKERIQALQVGDFVEVKELPDIYPAGDEQVLVYELTGRVVPETGIPIEVGCVVVNSETALNIYYASMQVPVTQTYITVAGDIPNPLTVKVPVGTPIIDVLKLSGIENFDDYAVIDGGPMMGPMMNNLDGYVTKKSKGFVLLKKDHHLVRKKSVDVDQARRVNRSACEQCRMCTDMCPRYLLGHEMQPHKMMRALNYALTDVEGQKIAQLCCQCNLCELFSCPAGLYPKFANTYFKGKLAEGNIRYIRKKSEFIARKSREYRLLPSKRLIARLGLHPFDKPAPMTEVEVKPEVVYISTRQHVGAPAVPVVSVGEHVEVGQQIGKIPEDSLGAAIHASVSGNIVAIEKDFIVIKRDEYAEGNRNG; from the coding sequence ATGAGTCTTCTTGATATGGTAAAAGAAGCCGGTATTGTTGGTGCAGGAGGGGCAGGGTTTCCTACCCATGTAAAACTTGGATCAAAGGCAGAATATATCCTTCTTAATGGAGCCGAATGTGAGCCGTTATTGAGGGTGGATCAACAGCTGATGGCGTTGTTCCCAGATGAAATTATAAAGGGGTTTGAGGCAGCAGGGAAGTTTGTTGGTGCAAGTAAAGCTCTTATAGGTATAAAAGCAAAACATAAAAAAGTAGTTACTATACTGAAGGAACGGATTCAGGCACTTCAGGTAGGAGACTTTGTGGAAGTGAAAGAATTGCCGGATATCTATCCTGCAGGGGATGAACAGGTACTGGTTTATGAACTAACCGGCAGGGTTGTTCCAGAAACCGGTATTCCAATTGAAGTTGGATGTGTTGTAGTAAACTCCGAAACGGCATTAAATATATACTATGCATCTATGCAAGTACCAGTTACACAAACCTATATCACGGTTGCAGGAGATATTCCCAACCCCTTAACTGTAAAGGTCCCTGTAGGTACACCTATTATAGATGTCTTAAAGTTAAGTGGCATTGAAAACTTTGATGACTATGCAGTGATTGATGGAGGGCCTATGATGGGTCCCATGATGAATAACTTAGATGGTTATGTTACGAAAAAAAGTAAGGGATTTGTCCTTTTGAAAAAAGATCATCACTTAGTAAGAAAAAAATCTGTTGATGTAGATCAAGCTAGAAGAGTGAATAGATCTGCTTGTGAGCAGTGTCGTATGTGTACAGATATGTGTCCACGTTATCTTCTTGGGCATGAAATGCAGCCCCATAAAATGATGCGTGCTTTAAACTATGCACTAACAGATGTTGAAGGACAAAAGATTGCACAGCTTTGTTGTCAGTGCAATTTATGTGAACTCTTTTCATGTCCAGCAGGACTTTATCCCAAGTTTGCAAACACCTACTTTAAAGGTAAATTAGCAGAGGGAAATATAAGATATATACGAAAAAAATCAGAATTTATAGCCCGTAAAAGTCGAGAATACCGGTTGCTGCCAAGTAAACGTCTTATAGCTAGACTAGGTTTGCATCCTTTTGATAAGCCAGCTCCTATGACAGAAGTTGAAGTAAAACCTGAAGTAGTATATATCTCAACAAGACAGCATGTAGGTGCTCCTGCGGTCCCAGTGGTTTCTGTTGGTGAACATGTTGAGGTAGGTCAACAAATAGGCAAGATTCCCGAAGATAGTTTAGGTGCGGCGATACATGCAAGCGTCTCAGGAAATATCGTTGCAATTGAAAAAGATTTTATTGTGATAAAGAGGGACGAATATGCCGAAGGCAATAGGAATGGTTGA
- a CDS encoding BMC domain-containing protein: MQALGFIETKGLIAATEGADAMLKAADVNLLEKTYVGGGLVSIAVTGDVGAVKAAIEAGAAAVKKIDERLLISQHIIPRPHEELNRIIPTTKTEPKEEPAIQEVATVKVESEVIGVEEAVEEDSKVNIAQEEIAQEETSALTQVNFNELHHKEAVDKMVLEYGLEEMIEALKKFKVIKLRNLAREYKDFGIIGRKISRADKNLLITEFRKYYENHSLCEKPC, translated from the coding sequence ATGCAGGCACTTGGGTTTATTGAAACAAAAGGACTTATCGCAGCTACAGAGGGTGCAGATGCTATGCTAAAGGCAGCAGATGTAAATCTCTTAGAAAAGACCTATGTTGGAGGCGGTCTTGTTTCCATCGCTGTGACAGGGGATGTTGGAGCGGTGAAGGCAGCTATAGAAGCTGGAGCAGCCGCTGTTAAAAAGATAGACGAAAGACTGCTGATTTCACAACATATTATTCCCCGTCCCCATGAGGAATTAAACAGGATCATCCCAACCACAAAGACTGAACCAAAGGAAGAACCAGCAATTCAAGAAGTTGCAACAGTAAAAGTTGAGTCAGAAGTAATAGGTGTTGAAGAAGCAGTAGAGGAAGATTCAAAGGTGAATATAGCTCAAGAAGAAATAGCCCAAGAAGAAACAAGTGCTTTAACACAGGTGAACTTCAATGAGCTGCACCATAAGGAAGCAGTAGATAAGATGGTACTTGAATATGGCTTAGAAGAAATGATAGAAGCTCTTAAAAAATTCAAGGTGATAAAACTCCGCAATCTAGCCCGTGAATATAAAGACTTCGGTATAATAGGAAGAAAAATTTCTAGGGCAGATAAGAATTTATTGATAACAGAATTTAGAAAGTATTACGAGAATCATTCATTGTGTGAAAAGCCCTGTTAA
- a CDS encoding EutN/CcmL family microcompartment protein, producing the protein MLAARLIDNIWATRKADSLNGLKFMLAEIIGGSASGQQLIVIDNIGAGIGDRVIISTGSAARKMLDNDSIPVDAAVVGIIDEDCNFG; encoded by the coding sequence ATGTTAGCTGCAAGGTTAATTGATAATATATGGGCAACTAGAAAAGCAGATTCGCTGAATGGATTAAAATTTATGCTGGCAGAAATTATTGGCGGTAGTGCCAGTGGTCAGCAGCTCATTGTTATAGACAACATTGGTGCTGGCATAGGAGATCGTGTGATCATCTCCACCGGCTCAGCAGCCCGAAAAATGTTGGACAATGATAGTATTCCCGTTGATGCAGCTGTTGTAGGCATTATTGATGAAGATTGCAACTTTGGATAA
- a CDS encoding methyl-accepting chemotaxis protein: MKLKAKLSITFIAVFLIILIANSFIGYYDAKENVEEHIFTYLNAEVKTTSLYIDEWLEKKLLSVETVAKIVEKEEMWETLFSFQNYNPFLRPTGFDQNMNHFYLALEDSRFTTGSGFVPTADYIAKERDWYRVGIKAQQATFTETYVDANTGNISVGATAPLKNTEGEAIGVVATDIYLEALTELIKTMTFEGLGYAFLLGEDGTVLAHPQDEMVNTKLQEHENYREIFYIMQEQQNSVEEYEDNGIEKLMMYNKIPTTNWTFGIVFDKALAYAPLNSLLQKYLLMILIGTILITVISLMVSTKVVNPIIGLSKVINQLSNYDLTFDEKNEAVKYLDRKDEIGSITNELMRMRDNLVSLIKSTADLSHKLASSSQQLTATSQQSAMAGDEVAKTIEEIAKSANDQAKDTEDGVLKTSELSETIEENSKDISSINQVMQQLTHLKDEGMTIIKALTDKTTNSNNAIQVIYKSTTDTNQSAIKISEASKIIEGIAEQTNLLALNAAIEAARAGEAGKGFAVVAEEVRKLAEQSTYSVKEIDGMLKTLQGDSQKAVEIMQEVLSTIKEQVESVEMTESKFTGIAEQVETVKTVINKSMISVETMDQNKNELADIMQRLAAIAEENAAGTEEASASVEEQTAAMAEIASSSESLAQLAGEMQESIGKFKY; encoded by the coding sequence ATGAAACTTAAAGCTAAATTGTCTATCACTTTTATTGCAGTATTTTTAATCATTCTTATAGCTAACTCCTTTATTGGCTATTATGATGCCAAGGAAAATGTAGAGGAGCATATATTTACTTATCTAAATGCTGAAGTAAAAACGACTTCTTTATACATTGATGAGTGGTTGGAAAAAAAACTCTTATCAGTAGAAACAGTAGCAAAAATTGTTGAAAAAGAAGAGATGTGGGAGACTTTATTTTCCTTTCAAAACTATAATCCTTTTTTAAGACCTACAGGGTTTGATCAAAACATGAATCATTTTTATCTAGCATTGGAGGATAGCCGATTTACAACTGGAAGTGGCTTTGTACCTACGGCAGATTATATTGCTAAAGAAAGAGATTGGTACCGCGTAGGAATAAAAGCACAACAGGCAACCTTTACAGAAACCTACGTAGACGCAAATACTGGTAATATCTCTGTGGGGGCTACTGCTCCTTTGAAAAATACCGAGGGAGAAGCAATAGGGGTTGTAGCAACAGATATCTACCTAGAAGCCTTAACAGAATTGATTAAAACCATGACCTTCGAGGGATTAGGCTATGCCTTTTTGTTAGGTGAAGATGGCACAGTACTGGCACATCCTCAGGATGAAATGGTAAATACCAAGCTGCAAGAGCATGAAAACTATCGAGAGATTTTTTATATTATGCAGGAGCAACAAAATAGCGTTGAAGAGTATGAGGACAATGGTATAGAAAAACTTATGATGTACAACAAGATTCCTACTACCAATTGGACCTTTGGTATTGTTTTTGATAAGGCACTAGCCTATGCACCCTTAAATAGTTTGCTTCAAAAATATCTTCTAATGATATTGATAGGTACAATACTTATTACAGTTATTTCTCTAATGGTTTCTACAAAAGTAGTCAACCCCATTATTGGTTTATCGAAAGTGATCAATCAACTATCAAACTATGACTTGACCTTTGATGAAAAGAATGAAGCAGTAAAATATTTAGATAGAAAAGATGAAATAGGAAGCATTACCAATGAACTGATGAGGATGCGAGATAATCTTGTAAGCTTAATAAAAAGCACCGCAGACCTATCTCACAAACTAGCTTCATCTTCCCAACAATTAACCGCCACCAGTCAGCAGTCAGCTATGGCAGGGGATGAAGTAGCTAAAACTATTGAAGAAATTGCTAAAAGTGCCAATGATCAAGCAAAAGATACAGAGGACGGGGTATTAAAAACAAGTGAGTTAAGCGAAACTATAGAAGAAAATTCAAAAGATATAAGCAGCATTAATCAAGTAATGCAGCAATTAACACATTTAAAAGATGAAGGTATGACCATCATAAAAGCACTTACAGATAAAACAACCAATAGCAACAATGCAATACAAGTCATCTACAAAAGTACTACTGATACCAATCAAAGTGCAATAAAAATTAGTGAAGCCAGTAAAATTATTGAAGGCATTGCAGAACAGACAAATTTACTAGCACTCAATGCAGCTATTGAAGCTGCAAGGGCAGGAGAAGCTGGAAAGGGCTTCGCTGTAGTCGCTGAAGAGGTTCGAAAACTAGCGGAACAATCTACCTATTCAGTAAAAGAAATAGATGGGATGTTAAAAACTTTACAAGGGGATTCTCAAAAAGCTGTTGAAATTATGCAGGAGGTTCTATCCACCATTAAAGAACAAGTCGAAAGTGTGGAGATGACGGAAAGTAAGTTTACTGGTATTGCTGAGCAGGTAGAGACCGTCAAAACCGTTATCAACAAATCAATGATTTCTGTAGAAACGATGGATCAAAATAAAAATGAATTAGCGGATATTATGCAAAGACTAGCAGCAATAGCTGAAGAAAATGCAGCTGGTACAGAAGAGGCCTCTGCTTCTGTAGAGGAACAGACTGCTGCTATGGCGGAGATCGCCAGTAGTAGTGAATCCTTAGCACAATTGGCCGGAGAAATGCAGGAAAGTATTGGAAAATTTAAATATTAA
- a CDS encoding phosphate propanoyltransferase encodes MENQEAILKLLLEALEVNTSSAVKTEETYEIPVGVSNRHIHLSQADMNCLFGEGYQMAKMKDLSQPGQYACKETVTICGPKGAIEKVRVLGPVRSYTQVEVLVGDCFKLGVAPEIRLSGDLHGTPGITLVGPKGSVQITEGVVVAQRHIHMNCQDAKRLGVEDGEVVTVEISGLRGGTYSNVAIRANDASALEFHVDTEEANAMHIHSSSKIKILK; translated from the coding sequence ATGGAGAATCAAGAAGCTATCTTAAAGCTTTTACTAGAGGCCCTTGAAGTAAATACATCTTCAGCAGTAAAAACAGAGGAAACCTATGAAATTCCAGTAGGGGTTTCCAACCGCCATATTCACCTGTCACAGGCAGATATGAATTGCTTATTTGGAGAAGGTTATCAGATGGCTAAAATGAAAGATTTGTCACAGCCTGGGCAGTATGCTTGTAAGGAAACAGTAACAATCTGTGGACCAAAGGGAGCAATTGAAAAGGTCAGAGTTCTTGGTCCAGTCCGGAGTTACACGCAGGTAGAAGTTTTAGTAGGAGATTGTTTTAAGTTGGGGGTAGCCCCAGAGATCAGATTATCAGGGGATTTGCATGGAACGCCTGGGATTACATTAGTTGGTCCAAAGGGTTCTGTTCAAATCACAGAAGGTGTGGTTGTAGCACAGCGACACATCCATATGAACTGCCAAGATGCTAAGCGTTTAGGCGTGGAGGATGGAGAAGTGGTCACAGTTGAAATAAGTGGATTAAGAGGCGGTACCTATAGTAATGTTGCTATTAGAGCAAATGATGCTTCTGCTTTAGAGTTTCATGTGGATACAGAAGAAGCAAATGCTATGCATATTCATTCATCATCAAAAATCAAAATACTAAAATAA
- the cutD gene encoding choline TMA-lyase-activating enzyme, translating to MSNNKAAITEGKGFIFNIQKYNMYDGPGIRTMVFFKGCPLRCKWCSNPEGLEGKYQVMFKSSSCTDCGACVSVCPVGIHSMTEGGKHVINRSIDCLGCHRCQKACTQAALSIVGETKTVDELLEIIEEDEAFYDISGGGVTLGGGEVMMQSKFAASLLKACKGEGINTAIETCGYAKLESMLQVAEFTDLFLYDLKHIDSLRHHQLTGVSNEQILENLKELLDRGYNVQIRMPLLKGVNDCQDEMKKVLDFLMPYRDYKNFKGIDLLPYHKLGVNKYKQLGMVYEAEGEFQLSNDELAIIEGWIKEYDFPVSVIRH from the coding sequence ATGAGCAATAATAAGGCGGCTATAACTGAAGGAAAAGGATTTATATTTAATATACAAAAATACAATATGTATGATGGCCCAGGAATAAGAACCATGGTGTTCTTTAAAGGATGCCCATTACGCTGTAAGTGGTGTTCTAACCCTGAAGGGTTGGAAGGAAAATATCAAGTGATGTTTAAAAGCAGTTCATGTACTGATTGTGGTGCTTGTGTCTCGGTTTGTCCTGTTGGAATTCATAGCATGACCGAGGGAGGAAAACATGTAATCAATCGAAGCATTGATTGTCTAGGATGTCATAGGTGCCAGAAAGCTTGCACACAAGCTGCATTATCGATTGTGGGAGAAACAAAAACCGTTGATGAACTTTTAGAAATTATAGAAGAAGACGAAGCCTTTTATGATATATCAGGTGGTGGTGTTACTCTAGGTGGTGGTGAAGTAATGATGCAGTCAAAATTTGCTGCAAGTCTGCTGAAGGCTTGTAAGGGGGAAGGCATCAATACAGCTATTGAAACCTGTGGTTATGCAAAGCTTGAATCCATGCTTCAGGTTGCTGAGTTTACTGATTTATTCCTCTATGATTTAAAGCACATTGACTCCCTAAGACATCACCAGCTAACAGGAGTAAGCAATGAACAAATCCTAGAAAATCTAAAGGAACTGTTAGATCGTGGCTATAATGTGCAAATAAGAATGCCTCTTCTAAAAGGTGTAAATGACTGTCAAGATGAGATGAAAAAAGTCCTTGATTTTTTAATGCCCTATCGTGATTATAAAAACTTTAAGGGGATAGATCTACTTCCTTATCATAAGTTGGGGGTAAATAAATACAAGCAGTTGGGGATGGTCTATGAAGCAGAAGGAGAATTTCAATTAAGCAATGATGAACTAGCCATCATTGAGGGTTGGATAAAGGAATATGATTTTCCAGTTTCAGTGATAAGACATTGA
- the eutJ gene encoding ethanolamine utilization protein EutJ gives MSKRELSYEYCDQLVRDFEDVVEQPMIRKSSVYYTGVDLGTACVVLAVLDENHKPVAGAYRYADVVRDGMVVDYIGAVKVVRELKQQIEEKLNTELIYGAAAIPPGTDTLDAGAVKNVVQAAGFELTNVLDEPTAANKVLKIQNGAVVDIGGGTTGISILKNGEVVYIADEATGGTHFSLVVSGAYNMSFQEAELYKREAKNHKELLPVLKPVVEKIASIINQHIKNHNVEEIVLVGGTCCLTGIEDIITKKTGIYTHKPQNPMFVTPLGIALSCTQEGID, from the coding sequence ATGTCAAAGAGAGAGTTAAGTTATGAATATTGTGATCAGCTTGTCCGAGACTTTGAAGATGTAGTGGAACAACCAATGATAAGGAAGTCTTCCGTCTACTATACCGGCGTAGATTTAGGTACCGCATGTGTTGTTTTAGCAGTTTTGGATGAAAACCACAAGCCAGTTGCAGGTGCTTACCGATACGCTGACGTAGTGCGTGATGGCATGGTAGTAGACTATATTGGTGCAGTGAAAGTTGTTAGAGAGCTAAAGCAGCAGATTGAAGAAAAACTAAATACAGAGCTGATTTATGGTGCGGCTGCAATACCACCGGGAACAGATACTTTGGACGCAGGAGCAGTGAAAAATGTGGTTCAAGCTGCTGGTTTTGAATTAACCAATGTGCTTGACGAACCTACCGCAGCCAATAAAGTTCTTAAGATTCAAAACGGTGCAGTTGTGGATATTGGCGGTGGAACAACAGGAATTTCAATATTGAAAAATGGTGAAGTTGTTTATATTGCTGATGAAGCAACAGGCGGCACCCACTTCTCACTCGTTGTTTCTGGTGCATATAATATGTCATTTCAAGAGGCAGAACTATATAAGCGAGAGGCTAAAAATCATAAAGAGCTGTTACCTGTATTAAAACCAGTGGTTGAGAAAATAGCTTCTATCATCAATCAACATATTAAGAATCATAACGTAGAGGAGATAGTGTTGGTGGGAGGAACCTGCTGCTTGACAGGTATTGAAGATATTATCACAAAAAAGACAGGGATTTATACCCATAAGCCCCAAAATCCTATGTTTGTCACACCTTTAGGCATAGCACTTAGCTGCACGCAAGAAGGTATCGATTAG